In Candidatus Zixiibacteriota bacterium, the genomic stretch GGATGCACTCTGAAACCGAATCGAACCTCACCGGATTTGGTCTTCTGATTTGCAGCAAGCGAGCTATAATCCTCATCCGTCTCCCGGTATTGATAATGCGTCTCGAATACGACGCGCTTCAACAAAGTCCTGTCAGCAGCTATCTTGTAATCGAACGACCGGGAACTGTTATCCGAACCGAGCAGGCCTATCGAATTCGCCGTGCCATCGGTGCCGAAGTGCTTGTACCTGAACTGCCGATAATCGAAATTCGACAGCAGTTTGACGCGTGTTCCGAGGATTGGCTTCAAGCTGACAGCCAACCGAGTGCTTGTAGCCGCCTTCCGCTGCCTGGAAATCGACTCATATGATCGCGTGCTGGTGAAATAGCGGCTGTTCTGGTACTCTCCCGACAGTGACAGCCTGACCGAATCATCAAGCCCATGGCTGAAGAATGATGCCTGACTGTTGAAACCCGATACGGGAATTTCCGGTATTATCTTCAGATCCTGAGTGTAGCCGATGTCTATTGCGCTGGAACGCGAGAATCGGTGATTATAGTGTGCCGATGAGATGTTGTGGAATCCATTTGCCCGGTGCTGATTACCGGAGTTGTTCCGGGCAGCGGTAATAAACGAGCCTGTGTTTTCCAGAGTCAAGCCAGCCGATGGCTGGAGCCAGGCGGCCAGGCCAACGCTGTTCTCCACGACTATTCGCTCCTCGAAAGAGCTGTAATCATTTTCGAATACGGATGACAAGCGGAATCTGCTATCTTGATTGAATCGCCATTCCAATCGCGTTCGATAGTCCTCCTGCCAACGGTCTCGTCTGTCGAGCAGAATCGATTCTTTGAAAAGGGTCGTCGCGGATGAATTCGTAAATAGAAGCTGATTCCTGTTGCCGAATGACGGCTGCCATACAAGAGAGTCACCCCACTGGTATATCTCGCGGTTCTGAGAGAAATCGAAAAACAGCTCCTGCGCAAGACCAGATGCAGGCATCGCCACCAATAGACACAACAGACATGCAATCTTCAGCTTATGCATCCTTTACCTCATCGAGAGCATTGAAAAGGGAGACAAATCGGTCGAGCGAAACATTCTGTGGGCGCACCGAATCATCGATCTCACTGTTTTCGAGTACAGATTCCAATCGATCACGGCTTAAAGACGTCGCAAATGTCAGGCTGTTCAGAATTGTCTTTCGACGGTGGGCAAATATCGACTGGACAAATCGGCTGAATGCTTCGCGTCGTTCACCTGCAATCGGGATGGAGTCTCTGAATGTCAGTCTCACGACTGCAGAACTGACCTTTGGCGGCGGGTAGAACGATCCCGGCTTGAGAGTGAACAGTTTCTCAGAACGGCTGTAAGTCTCAGTGAATACAGTCAGGGATGAATAGTCGCGTGAGCCGAGATGGGCTGTCATGCGATCGGCCACTTCTTTCTGGACAGTGAAAACCGCCAGGGGAAACAGATCATGATTCTCGAATGCCTTCTTCAGAATCTGCGAGCTGAGGTTATACGGCAGATTCCCGACAAGCTTGCACCTGTTGTCTCCGACAATTGACCGGATGTTGATGTCGAGAATGCTCTCATTGATGATTGTCATGTTATCAGCCGATTTGAACCGTTCTCGCAGTTCGACAACGAACCGCTGATCGACTTCGACCGCAATAAGCTGAATCGGCAACTCAGCCATTATGCCGGTAAGCACACCGCGACCGGGGCCGATCTCCAATACCGAATCTCCTCTTTCGATCCCGAGAGATTCGACTATTCTGCGTGCGGCGCCAATGTTCTGCAGTATGTGCTGACCAAGGCTTTTTTTATAAACCGTCATCAGCTATATTAAACAGGCGACGGGCGTTTTCATCAACTGTTTTCTCTATTGTGGAAAGAGGAAGATTCCGGATTGACGCGAGCGCCTTGTAGGCATAGCGAACATAGGCCGGTTCATTGCGCTTACCCCTGAACGGTTCCGGCGTCATAAATGGGCAGTCGGTTTCGAGTATTATGTTTTCTATCGGGACCTCAGCGGCCGCTGCCGCAGACCGTGACTTCTTGAATGTCAGCGATCCACCGAATGAAACCAGCAGGTTCATATCAGTAGCTTTCTGAGCATCCTCCGCCGTTCCCGGAAAACAGTGAAGCACCCCACCGACGAGATAGGCCTTCTGCTCCCTGAGAATCCTGAGTGCATCAGGCATTGCATCGCGAATGTGAACCACCATCGGCAGCTCGAAATTCCGCGCCATGATAATCTGTTCGGCAAACACCTGCTGCTGAATATCGCGCGGAGAATGGTCGCGGTAGTAGTCGAGTCCAATCTCGCCTATTGCGACGACTTTGGGATGCTGCGCAAGTCGTTCAATCGTCTGCTTGTCTTCTCTGGTAAACTTCCCGGAATCGTGGGGATGACACCCGACAACTGCATAGATTCGCTTGTTGTTCTCAGCCAATTCGACGCTGGCCCGTGATGTTTCGACGTCGACTCCGACATTTATTATCGCGCTCAGACCAACATCGAATGCAGACTTGATGACCTTGTTGCGGTCGTCGTCAAAATTGGGAAAATCGATATGTGCGTGTGTATCTATCACCTAAATTACGCCTGGGACAATGGAGTGGGGTCGCCAGTTTGTCACGAGAT encodes the following:
- the rsmA gene encoding ribosomal RNA small subunit methyltransferase A produces the protein MTVYKKSLGQHILQNIGAARRIVESLGIERGDSVLEIGPGRGVLTGIMAELPIQLIAVEVDQRFVVELRERFKSADNMTIINESILDINIRSIVGDNRCKLVGNLPYNLSSQILKKAFENHDLFPLAVFTVQKEVADRMTAHLGSRDYSSLTVFTETYSRSEKLFTLKPGSFYPPPKVSSAVVRLTFRDSIPIAGERREAFSRFVQSIFAHRRKTILNSLTFATSLSRDRLESVLENSEIDDSVRPQNVSLDRFVSLFNALDEVKDA
- a CDS encoding TatD family hydrolase, whose amino-acid sequence is MIDTHAHIDFPNFDDDRNKVIKSAFDVGLSAIINVGVDVETSRASVELAENNKRIYAVVGCHPHDSGKFTREDKQTIERLAQHPKVVAIGEIGLDYYRDHSPRDIQQQVFAEQIIMARNFELPMVVHIRDAMPDALRILREQKAYLVGGVLHCFPGTAEDAQKATDMNLLVSFGGSLTFKKSRSAAAAAEVPIENIILETDCPFMTPEPFRGKRNEPAYVRYAYKALASIRNLPLSTIEKTVDENARRLFNIADDGL